The DNA segment TGAAGTACGACGGGTGCCGGATGCTGGCCTCGGTGGGCGGGGGCCGGGAGCCGGTGCTGTGGACCCGCGCCCTGAACGTGGTGACACCCTCGTATCCCGAGATCGCCGAGGCATTGACGGCAGCGTTCGGTGGCCGCGGGCGCATCGTTCTCGACGGGGAGATTGTCGTGCTCGATCACGGCCGGCCCTCGTTCGGACTGCTCCAGCGGCGCCTGGGTGTAGCCCATGCCACGAAGCCGCTGCAACGTCGAATACCTGTGACGTTTCTACCCTTTGACGTTCTGGTGCTCGGCGACCTGGATCTCATGAGCGCGTCGTACCTGGATCGGCGGGCGGAGCTGGCCGTGCTGGATTCGATCATCCAGGACGTCGGCGGCCTTCCCATCACGGTCCCTCCGCACTGGGAGAATCAGAGCAGCAAGATCATGCTCAATGCGGCGAGAAGCGCTGGCATGGAGGGGATCTTGGTTAAACGATCGACCTCGATCTATCTTCCGGGCCAGCGGAGCAGATCCTGGATCAAACACGCAATCCGCACGCGCAGCTCGGTT comes from the Rhodococcus oxybenzonivorans genome and includes:
- a CDS encoding DNA ligase — translated: MRLIAPMLATAGALPDDPAERPWSFEMKYDGCRMLASVGGGREPVLWTRALNVVTPSYPEIAEALTAAFGGRGRIVLDGEIVVLDHGRPSFGLLQRRLGVAHATKPLQRRIPVTFLPFDVLVLGDLDLMSASYLDRRAELAVLDSIIQDVGGLPITVPPHWENQSSKIMLNAARSAGMEGILVKRSTSIYLPGQRSRSWIKHAIRTRSSVLVIGFVGSSRSVAALILGAYDAENRLIQVGSVSSGLTVPMRRQLREDFRPLERPSSPLTDPSAAAETFPGIQWLTPRLVVDVAYRAHTAGGLRHPSLKGRRFDVDFQSVRAEDL